A window from Rhizobium leguminosarum bv. trifolii WSM1325 encodes these proteins:
- a CDS encoding extracellular solute-binding protein family 1 (PFAM: extracellular solute-binding protein family 1~KEGG: sme:SM_b21595 putative sugar uptake ABC transporter periplasmic solute-binding protein precursor): MAIRKYAILGALALAGVSLFGLSAKAEDVTLTLWSLDKDTQPAPNLVKEFNAQNNGIKIEYRLIQFDDVVTEAMRAYATGQAPDIIAVDNPEHALFSSRGAFLDLTDMIAKSTVIKPENYFPGPLKSVEWDGKYFGVPKATNTIALYYNKDMFKAKGLDPNKPPQTWDELVEDARKLTDPAKNVYGLAFSAKANEEGTFQFLPWAQMGGGSYENINAEGAVKALGIWKTIMDEKLASPDTLTRGQWDSTGTFNSGNAAMAISGPWELDRMTQEAKFDWGVTLLPVPKEGAERSSAMGDFNWAIFATSKHPAEAFKALEYFASQDDKMFKNFGQLPARSDISIPETGQPLKDAALKVFLEQLKYAKPRGPHPQWPKISKAIQDAIQAALTGQMSPKDALDQAADKIKAVLG, from the coding sequence ATGGCTATCCGCAAATATGCAATTCTGGGCGCTCTCGCACTTGCAGGCGTCTCGCTGTTCGGTCTTTCGGCCAAGGCCGAAGACGTCACACTGACGCTCTGGTCGCTGGATAAGGACACCCAGCCGGCGCCGAACCTCGTCAAGGAGTTCAACGCCCAGAACAACGGCATCAAGATCGAATATCGGCTGATCCAGTTCGACGACGTCGTCACCGAGGCGATGCGTGCCTATGCGACCGGCCAGGCGCCCGACATCATCGCCGTCGACAATCCGGAGCATGCGCTGTTTTCGTCGCGCGGCGCCTTCCTGGATCTTACCGACATGATCGCCAAGTCGACCGTCATCAAGCCGGAGAATTATTTCCCCGGCCCGCTGAAATCGGTCGAGTGGGACGGCAAGTATTTTGGCGTGCCGAAGGCGACCAATACGATCGCGCTTTACTATAACAAGGACATGTTCAAGGCCAAGGGCCTCGACCCGAACAAGCCACCGCAGACTTGGGACGAGCTCGTCGAGGACGCGCGTAAGCTGACCGACCCCGCCAAGAACGTCTATGGTCTCGCCTTCTCGGCCAAGGCCAACGAGGAGGGCACCTTCCAGTTCCTTCCCTGGGCTCAGATGGGCGGCGGCAGCTATGAGAACATCAATGCCGAAGGCGCGGTGAAGGCGCTCGGGATCTGGAAGACGATCATGGACGAGAAGCTCGCTTCTCCCGACACCTTGACGCGCGGCCAGTGGGATTCGACCGGCACCTTCAATTCCGGCAATGCGGCAATGGCGATCTCGGGCCCGTGGGAGCTCGACCGCATGACGCAGGAAGCGAAGTTCGACTGGGGCGTCACGCTGCTCCCGGTTCCCAAGGAAGGGGCTGAACGCTCCTCGGCCATGGGCGACTTCAACTGGGCGATCTTCGCCACCAGCAAACATCCGGCCGAAGCCTTCAAGGCGCTCGAATATTTCGCCTCGCAGGACGACAAGATGTTCAAGAACTTCGGCCAGCTTCCGGCCCGTTCCGACATCTCGATCCCCGAGACCGGCCAGCCGCTGAAGGATGCAGCCCTCAAGGTCTTCCTCGAACAGCTGAAATACGCCAAGCCGCGCGGCCCGCATCCGCAATGGCCGAAGATCTCCAAGGCGATCCAGGACGCTATCCAGGCAGCACTCACCGGCCAGA